A portion of the Blastochloris tepida genome contains these proteins:
- the lipB gene encoding lipoyl(octanoyl) transferase LipB has translation MNLRQDLAAALPADGLLRGVGGPPVAWRIAEGLVSYEDAVAAMEARVAAILAGRAPELVWLVEHPPLYTAGTSAAEADLLAPGRFPVFRTGRGGQLTYHGPGQRVAYVMLDLSRRGQDVRRFVAGLEAWIIATLARFNVTGERREDRVGVWVRRPERGEGREDKIAAIGIRVRRWVTFHGISLNVEPELAHFAGIVPCGIADPRYGVTSLVDLGLPVTMAEADMALRAAFEQVFGPTAVAPAATDSPADALHSN, from the coding sequence ATGAATCTGCGCCAGGATCTCGCCGCCGCCCTGCCCGCCGACGGCCTGTTGCGGGGCGTTGGCGGCCCGCCGGTGGCATGGCGGATCGCCGAGGGCCTGGTGTCCTACGAGGACGCCGTGGCGGCGATGGAGGCCCGCGTCGCGGCGATTCTCGCGGGGCGCGCGCCGGAGCTGGTGTGGCTGGTCGAGCACCCGCCGCTCTATACGGCCGGCACCAGCGCGGCCGAGGCCGACCTGCTCGCGCCCGGCCGCTTCCCGGTGTTCCGCACCGGCCGCGGCGGCCAGCTCACCTATCACGGCCCCGGCCAGCGGGTGGCCTATGTGATGCTCGACCTCTCCCGGCGCGGCCAGGACGTCCGGCGATTCGTGGCTGGGCTGGAGGCCTGGATCATCGCCACACTTGCCCGCTTCAACGTCACCGGCGAACGGCGCGAGGACCGCGTCGGGGTGTGGGTGCGCCGCCCCGAGCGCGGCGAGGGCCGCGAGGACAAGATCGCCGCCATCGGCATAAGGGTGCGCCGCTGGGTGACGTTCCACGGCATCTCGCTCAATGTCGAGCCGGAGCTTGCGCACTTCGCCGGCATCGTGCCGTGCGGCATCGCCGATCCGCGCTACGGCGTGACCTCGCTGGTCGATCTCGGCCTGCCGGTCACCATGGCGGAGGCCGACATGGCGCTGCGGGCGGCGTTCGAACAGGTGTTCGGGCCGACCGCCGTTGCGCCGGCAGCCACCGATTCGCCGGCCGATGCATTGCATTCGAACTAA
- a CDS encoding acylphosphatase — protein MRVARLIITGRVQGVGFRYFVERTAARYGLAGWVRNRIDGSVEAVAAGPAQAVEAMIADCQRGPSTARVDFLRVIESAEAELAARQPGQNFSVLPTR, from the coding sequence ATGAGGGTGGCCCGGCTCATCATCACCGGTCGCGTGCAGGGCGTGGGCTTCCGCTATTTCGTCGAGCGCACCGCCGCCCGCTACGGTCTCGCCGGCTGGGTGCGCAACCGCATTGACGGCTCGGTCGAGGCGGTGGCGGCCGGGCCGGCGCAGGCGGTCGAGGCGATGATCGCCGATTGCCAGCGCGGACCGTCGACGGCGCGGGTGGACTTTCTCCGGGTGATCGAATCGGCCGAGGCCGAGCTTGCCGCGCGCCAACCCGGCCAGAATTTCTCGGTGCTGCCGACCCGCTGA
- a CDS encoding SAM-dependent methyltransferase, which translates to MRLLATLLNKFVRNGRLTVIDHDGARRSFGSGEGGPDVTVRFHDDKVARELFFNPELAAGEAYMDGRLTIEDGGSVFDLLLLFSVNRSGLASHPLQQALRRVWRALKRVHQSNPLGRAAQHARHHYDHPAAFYRLWLDETMSYSCAYFTAPDVPLAEAQRAKMRHIAAKLKISPGMRVVEIGSGWGSLACYLAKACGATVTAINVSPEQIASARERAKAEGVEDRVTFVETDYRQLEGTFDRLVSVGMMEHVGVAYFDDYFRTVRRLLKPEGFAMIHAIGRMSPPGSTAPFIRKHIFPGGYVPALSEVFASTERTGLWVADCEVLRLHYYWTIKHWRERFAAERTAVVAMMGERFARMWEFYLAAVELGFLHGSNMVFQLLLAAKRDAVPVIRDYIVDAERALGAGAR; encoded by the coding sequence ATGCGACTGCTGGCCACTCTGCTCAACAAGTTCGTCCGCAATGGTCGGCTGACCGTCATCGATCATGACGGCGCGCGCCGCAGCTTCGGCTCCGGTGAGGGCGGGCCGGACGTCACCGTCCGCTTCCATGACGACAAGGTGGCGCGCGAGCTGTTCTTCAATCCCGAGCTTGCGGCCGGCGAAGCCTATATGGACGGCCGGCTGACCATCGAGGACGGCGGCAGCGTGTTCGACCTCCTGCTGCTGTTCTCGGTCAACCGTTCCGGCCTCGCCTCGCATCCGCTGCAGCAGGCGCTGCGCCGCGTCTGGCGGGCGCTGAAGCGGGTCCACCAGTCGAATCCGCTCGGCCGCGCCGCGCAGCACGCCCGCCACCATTACGACCATCCGGCGGCGTTCTACCGGCTCTGGCTCGACGAGACGATGAGCTATTCCTGCGCCTACTTCACGGCGCCGGATGTGCCGCTCGCCGAGGCCCAGCGCGCCAAGATGCGCCACATCGCGGCCAAGCTGAAGATTTCGCCCGGCATGCGGGTGGTGGAGATCGGCTCGGGCTGGGGGTCGCTCGCCTGCTATCTCGCCAAGGCCTGCGGTGCCACCGTCACCGCCATCAATGTCTCGCCCGAGCAGATCGCGTCCGCCCGCGAGCGCGCCAAGGCGGAAGGCGTCGAGGACCGCGTCACCTTCGTCGAGACCGACTACCGCCAGCTTGAAGGCACGTTCGACCGGCTGGTGTCGGTGGGCATGATGGAGCACGTCGGCGTCGCCTATTTCGACGACTATTTCCGCACCGTAAGGCGCCTGCTGAAGCCCGAGGGCTTCGCCATGATCCACGCCATCGGCCGCATGTCGCCGCCGGGCTCGACCGCGCCATTCATCCGCAAGCACATCTTCCCCGGCGGCTACGTGCCGGCGCTGTCGGAGGTGTTCGCCTCCACCGAGCGCACCGGCCTGTGGGTGGCCGACTGCGAGGTGCTGCGGCTGCACTACTACTGGACCATCAAGCACTGGCGCGAGCGCTTCGCCGCCGAGCGCACGGCGGTGGTGGCGATGATGGGCGAGCGCTTCGCGCGGATGTGGGAGTTCTATCTGGCCGCGGTGGAGCTGGGCTTCCTGCACGGCTCCAACATGGTGTTCCAGCTTCTGCTGGCCGCAAAGCGCGACGCCGTGCCGGTGATCCGCGACTACATCGTCGATGCCGAGCGCGCGCTGGGCGCGGGCGCCCGGTGA
- a CDS encoding acetyl-CoA carboxylase biotin carboxylase subunit → MFKKILIANRGEIACRIIRTAKRMGIKTVAIYSDVDKDALHVDMADEAVHIGPPAAAESYLVIDKIIKACKDTGAEAVHPGYGFLSEREAFPVELAKHGIVFIGPNPKAIAAMGDKIESKKAAAAAKVSTVPGYLGVIEDDQHAVRIAEEIGYPVMIKASAGGGGKGMRVAHSKAEVMDGFKLARAEAKASFGDDRVFIEKFIVEPRHIEIQVLGDKHGNVIHLGERECSIQRRNQKVIEEAPSPLLDPETRAKMGAQAVALAKAVGYDSAGTVEFVAGQDRSFYFLEMNTRLQVEHPVTEMVTGIDLVEQMIRVAAGEPLKYEQDDIKLNGWAIESRIYAEDPFRNFLPSTGRLTRYRPPHEGPFEDSIIRNDTGVFEGGEISIWYDPMIAKLVTHAPTRNQAIDAMAHALDAFAIEGIQHNIPFLAALMQHPRWRQGKLSTGFIAEEYKDGFKIQHPEGEVARIIAAVAASIDFISTRRRRLISGQIVGRPIPVDPFRCVVFEKDLEFHVKVSEAAGVGTEVDEWKVSLLTLRGREENTYRLASYWKPGDLVWRGTIDGVPRTAQVRTVPNGFRISHRGMSAVTYVYNEREAKLAALMPQKKGPDHGKELVCPMPGLVVEIAVKEGQEVKAGEALCIVEAMKMQNVLRAERDVVVKSIKAAPGDSMAVDAVIMEFA, encoded by the coding sequence ATGTTCAAGAAAATCCTGATCGCCAATCGCGGTGAGATCGCCTGCCGCATCATCCGCACCGCGAAACGGATGGGGATCAAGACCGTCGCCATCTATTCCGACGTCGACAAGGACGCGCTGCACGTCGACATGGCCGACGAGGCGGTCCACATCGGCCCGCCGGCGGCCGCCGAATCCTATCTGGTGATCGACAAGATCATCAAAGCCTGCAAGGACACCGGCGCCGAGGCGGTGCACCCCGGCTACGGCTTCCTGTCCGAACGGGAGGCGTTCCCGGTCGAGCTGGCCAAGCACGGCATCGTCTTCATCGGCCCGAACCCCAAGGCGATCGCCGCCATGGGCGACAAGATCGAGTCCAAGAAGGCGGCGGCCGCCGCCAAGGTCTCGACCGTGCCGGGCTATCTCGGCGTCATCGAGGACGACCAGCACGCCGTGCGCATCGCCGAGGAGATCGGCTACCCGGTCATGATCAAGGCCTCGGCCGGCGGCGGCGGCAAGGGCATGCGCGTCGCCCACTCCAAGGCCGAGGTGATGGACGGCTTCAAGCTGGCGCGCGCCGAGGCCAAGGCCTCGTTCGGCGACGACCGCGTGTTCATCGAGAAGTTCATCGTCGAGCCGCGCCACATCGAGATCCAGGTGCTGGGCGACAAGCACGGCAACGTCATCCACCTCGGCGAGCGCGAATGCTCGATCCAGCGCCGCAACCAGAAGGTCATCGAGGAGGCGCCCTCGCCGCTGCTCGACCCCGAGACCCGCGCCAAGATGGGCGCCCAGGCGGTCGCGCTGGCCAAGGCGGTGGGCTACGATTCGGCCGGCACGGTGGAGTTCGTCGCCGGCCAGGACCGCTCCTTCTACTTCCTGGAAATGAACACCCGCCTGCAGGTCGAGCATCCGGTGACCGAGATGGTCACCGGCATCGACCTCGTCGAGCAGATGATCCGCGTCGCCGCCGGCGAGCCGCTGAAGTACGAGCAGGACGACATCAAGCTGAACGGCTGGGCGATCGAAAGCCGCATCTATGCCGAGGACCCGTTCCGCAACTTCCTGCCCTCCACCGGCCGCCTGACGCGCTACCGCCCGCCGCACGAGGGGCCGTTCGAGGACTCGATCATCCGCAACGACACCGGCGTGTTCGAGGGCGGCGAGATCTCGATCTGGTACGATCCGATGATCGCCAAGCTGGTCACCCACGCGCCGACCCGCAATCAGGCGATCGACGCCATGGCCCACGCGCTCGACGCATTTGCCATCGAGGGCATCCAGCACAACATCCCGTTCCTCGCCGCGCTGATGCAGCATCCGCGCTGGCGCCAGGGCAAGCTGTCCACCGGCTTCATCGCCGAGGAATACAAGGACGGCTTCAAGATCCAGCACCCCGAGGGCGAGGTGGCGCGCATCATCGCCGCCGTCGCAGCCTCGATCGACTTCATCTCCACCCGGCGGCGCCGGCTGATCTCCGGCCAGATCGTGGGCCGGCCGATCCCGGTCGATCCGTTCCGCTGCGTGGTGTTCGAGAAGGACCTCGAATTCCACGTCAAGGTGTCGGAGGCCGCGGGAGTCGGCACCGAGGTCGATGAGTGGAAGGTGTCGCTGCTGACGCTGCGCGGCCGCGAGGAGAACACCTACCGGCTGGCCTCGTACTGGAAGCCGGGCGACCTCGTGTGGCGCGGCACCATCGACGGCGTGCCGCGCACCGCCCAGGTGCGCACCGTGCCCAACGGCTTCCGCATCTCCCACCGCGGCATGTCGGCGGTGACCTACGTCTACAATGAGCGCGAGGCCAAGCTCGCCGCGTTGATGCCGCAGAAGAAGGGCCCGGACCACGGCAAGGAGTTGGTGTGCCCGATGCCGGGGCTGGTGGTCGAGATCGCGGTCAAGGAAGGCCAGGAGGTCAAGGCCGGCGAGGCGCTGTGCATCGTCGAGGCGATGAAGATGCAGAACGTGCTGCGCGCCGAGCGCGACGTCGTCGTCAAGTCGATCAAGGCGGCGCCCGGCGACTCGATGGCGGTCGATGCGGTGATCATGGAGTTCGCCTGA